TTGCCGCGAAAGCCGGGTTTGCGAATTTCGCGGCCCATGAACATGTTGTCGGCAATGGACAGAGCAGGTGACATGGCGAGGGTCTGGTAGACCGTTTCGATCCCTTCTTTGCGGGCATCAATGGGGGACGTGAAGTGGACTGGTTTGCCTTCAAGAAACACCTCCCCTTCGTCGGGGATGACGGCCCCGGAGACGGCTTTGATCAGTGACGACTTACCTGCCCCGTTGTCGCCGATCACTGCGAGGATTTCACCGGGATAGAGATCGAAGTCACAGTGATCCAGTGCGGTTACTTTGCCGTAGCGTTTGACCAGCCCGCGGCCCTTGAGGATGGGTTCAATCGACCCATTCGCGATGTTTTCCATCAAAGTCATGCTGAAACCTTTCTGATCCACTGATCTACTGCGACAGCACCGATGATGAGCGCGCCGATAAGGAGGAATGTCCACTGTGCGTCAGCACCGGCAAGGCGCAGGCCAAGGGTAAAGACACCAACGATAAGGGCACCAAACAGCGGCCCCATGATTGACCCGCGACCGCCGAACAAAGAGATGCCGCCAATCACAACAGCCGTAATGCTTTCGATATTCAGCAGTTGGCCGGATGTCGGGCTGACAGACCCGATGCGGCCAATCAGCGCCCACCCTGCGATGGCACAGATGAAACCTGTGAAAGCATAGACAGAGATCAGCGTGAATTTGACGTTCACACCTGAAAGCTGTGCCGCGTCTGGGTCATCACCCACCGCATAGATGTGGCGGCCCCAAGCGGTGTGCTTAAGAGCATAGGCGAGGAAGGCAAAGATCAGGACCATTGCAATGACGCCAAAGGTAAATGTGGCCCCGCCCCGCCCGGCTTCGTCCGCGCCAACTTTGAAAGTCGTCCCAAGGAACTGAAGCAAAGGCGCATTTTCCTCGATGTCTTGCGCACGGATCGTTTCGTTAGCGGAATATAGGAAGTTAGCAGCCAGAACGATCTGCCACATGCCGAGAGTGACAATGAACGGCGGGAGCTTCATCACCGCCACAAGCCAGCCGTTGAACGTTCCGATCAACGTCCCGAACGTCAAGCCAATTACAACGGCGATCTCAACCGGAATACCGTATCGGAACGTAAACTGCCCCATGATGACGCTGGACAGAACTGCGATTGCCCCAACGCTGAGGTCGATACCCGCGGTCAGGATCACGAGGCTCTGAGCAGCAGCAACGATGCCGACGATCTGCACTTGTTGAAGGATCAATGTCAGCGCGAAGGGAGAGAGGAACCTCGACCCCAACAAAAGCGCGAACAGGATGATTGAAACAAGGAGGACGAACAGCGGCACAAGTGCAGGGTTCACATGCAAGGCGTGTTGCAACCTCGCGAGAAAGCCTTTGCGTTCGCTGAACGAAGCCACTGTATCTGCTGCGGGTGGCTTGATTGCGGCTTCAAAATCGTCGGCGTTGCCAGACATTGTTCGATCCCCTTGTGATGAATTGGATATCATGCAGGATCATATCCCGCTTTGGAAAAAGGGGCGGGAAAATTACCCGCCCCTAGTGTTGCACCTATGAAAAGATGCGGGAGGTTTGGCTTAGCCCCAGCAAAGGTCTGTGCCTTCGGCAACAGAAATGCTTTCCACGCCGTCGGCTGGCTGATCTGTGACCAAAGCAACACCTGTGTCAAAGAAGTCCTTGCCAGGCGTGTTCTCAGGCAGTGTGCCATCAGCTGCGTATGCCGCAATGGCTTCAATACCAAGGGCCGCCATGCGCAGTGGGTACTGCTGTGACGTTGCGCCGATCACACCGTCGGCGATGTTCTGAACACCAGGGCAACCGCCATCTACGGATACGATTAGAACATCGTCTTCACGACCAATGGAACGGAGTGCTTCGTATGCGCCCGCAGCGGCCGGTTCGTTGATGGTGTAGACAACGTTGATTTCTGGATCAACGGCGAGGAGGTTTTCCATCGCAGTACGACCGCCTTCTTCGTTACCGGCTGTTACGTCGTTGCCGACGATGCGCGCATCATCTTCGTCGCCCCATTTGTCAGGGTCGCCAAGGTCAATGCCAAAGCCCTGCAAGAAGCCCTGATCGCGCAGAACGCCAACAGTCGGCTGGGAAACAGCAAGGTCAAGCATAGCAATTTTCGCGTTTGCCGCGTCGTCGCCAAGCTGCGCCGCAGCCCACTGGCCGATCAGCTCACCTGCAAGGAAATTGTCTGTCGCGAATGTCGCGTCAGCCGCGTCAACCGGATCAAGCGGTGTGTCGAGTGCGATAACCAGAAGGCCCGCGTCACGTGCCTGTTGAACAGCGCCAACAATGGATGATGTATCGGACGCCGTCAGCAAGATACCGGATGCACCGTCAAGGATGCAGGTTTCAATCGCGGCCACTTGTGTTTCGTGGTCACCGTCAACCTGACCAGCAAAGGAACGAAGCGTGATACCAGCCTCGGTAGCAGCAGCTTCTGCGCCTTCGCGCATTTTGACGAAGAATGGGTTGGTGTCCGTTTTGGTGATCAGGCACGCGGAAACGGCGTGGCTGTCAGCCATAGCGGAACCAGCAGATGTAATGGCAGCAAGAGCAGTGCCGATGAGCAACTTTTTCATGATGTCCTCCCAGACAAGTAATGAGTCAGAGCCTCCACCCCGACGTTATTGCGACCGGTATTTCCCGTCGCTTGACCCTAAGAGACGTGATTCTCAATCATCTGTCAATTAGTTAGTTAAGTTTTCTTATTAATATGTTTACCTGCATTATATGGCTGTTATGGTGCACGGTATGGAAGATGGACTCATCAGATCAATCAGCACCGGTCTAAGCCAGAAGGGCGTTCGCGATCACAACGAACGGCTCTTATTGTCGCTGTTGCAGCGTAATGGTCCGATGCCAGGAAGCGATCTTTCGAAGCTGGCCGCGCTATCTCCGCCTACGGTCTCAAGTATCCTTCGACGCCTTGAAGGTGAAGGGATTCTCGAACGTGGGGACCCTGTGCGGGGCAAGGTCGGCAAGCCGTCGATCCCGATGCGATTGGCTTCGAATGGCGTGTTCTCGTTTGGCCTCAAGATCGGGCGCAGGTCGACTGATCTGGTGCTGATTGATTTGAATGGCGAGTTGCGGGAAGAACGGCAATTGACATACCCCGTGCCCGTTCCAGCCGACATTTTTACATTCCTTGAGGACGGTGTGCGAAGCATAACGGATGCGATGGACGCCGAGCATGCCAAGCGCATTTGCGGCATCGGGATCGCGGCCCCCTTCGAGATGTGGAACTGGCCCGACCCATCCATGGACATGTCAGCAGCAATCGCACCTTGGGAAGGCATTGACCTTAAGGCAGAAGCGCAGTTGCGAACGCAACTGCCTGTGCTCTTGTTGAACGACGCGACTGCAGCCTGTCAGGCCGAACACACCTACGGTCGCGGCAAAGAATTTCGGGACTACGCCTATTTCTTTATTGGCGCATTTATCGGCGGCGGGATTGTCTTGAACAACTCGGTCTTTGAAGGGCGCAAAGGCAATGCGGGCGCGCTTGGGTCACTGCGCAGCATCGGGCCTAACGGTGAAAGCATGCAGTTGGTCGATATGGCGTCGATCCATCAATTAGAATTGCGCCTTCGCGAGGTCGATCTTGATCCGCATCAGCTGTGGTCTGACCCAGAAAGCTGGCACAACTTGTCACGCTATGTTGACCCCTGGCTGGGCCAAACCGCCCAAGAACTTGCCAAAGCGGCCTTGTCCACATGTTCCGTCATCGATTTCGAAGCGATCTTAATCGACGGCGCCTTCCCTGCCAGCGTTCGTGACGATCTTGTCAGCCGCGTCCGCCGATACGTTTTGACCCAAGACACCCGAGGCCTGATCCAACCCCGTATCGAAGGCGGCAGCATCGGCGGCAAGGCTCGTGCAATCGGGGCCGCCACACGTCCCATCGGAGCGCAATTCATGATGCAGGCAAGCGTTGGAATGACGGTCTGATTGAACGGTTTGCGTGTGAGGCCCATCGTTCAAAAGGCATACATCACGATCAAATCAAGACAGCACATACATGTTCAAATCGGAGGTTAATATGCGAGTTCTCTTTACAGGCGGCAGCGGCAAGGCGGGAAAATGGGCGATCCGGCACTTACTGGAGCAAGGTCATCATGTTGTGAATGTCGATCAAACGCCTTCAGGGCTCGACTGTCCGGAATTGCTGATTGATCTTTGCGACGCAGGGCAAGTCATCGGGGCCATGTCCCAATTCGTCGAATTCGGGGAACTGGACGCGGGCACCGGCGTCCCCACTTATGACGCCGTTGTGCATTTCGCCGCCATCCCCCGCGTCATGATAGGCACAGACGGCGAGTGTTTTCGCCAGAACACTTTGACCACCTATAATGTGCTCGAGGCCGCAACGAAGCTGGCCATTCCCAAGGTGATCTTTGCCAGCTCAGAAACAACTTATGCCATCTGCTTTGCGGACGGAGAGCTAAAACCGGATTTCGTACCCGTCGATGAAACCCATCCAACCGTCCCTCATGACAGTTATGCCATGTCGAAAGTCTGCAACGAAATGACGGCAAAGTCCTTTCAGGCACGCACAGGTGCCGACATCTATGGGTTGCGGATCAACAATGTGATTGAACCGCACGAATATGCCGAGATGTTCCCGGCCTTTGTTGAGGATCCGGCCCTTCGCCGCCGTAATATATTTGCCTATATTGATGCACGTGATCTGGGGCATATGGTCGATTGCTGCCTAAAGGCAAACGGGCTGGGCTACGAAGTGTTCAACGTTGCAAATGACGATACGTCGGTTGGCATCACGTCGGATGAAATCATCCAGCAGTTCTATCAGGGCGTCGAAGTGCGCGGCGAAATGGGCGCCAACAAGACCTTCTTTTCCAACAAGAAGGCTAAGAAGGTGGTGGGTTTTCAACCAAAACACTCATGGCGGGATACCCTAGAGTAGATCGCAGCTAGCTGACGTTCGAACTAAATGCAGCATAGGTCGAAGAGGGCTCAAATCTGCCATTCGCCGCGGCTTCCTGCAAGGAACCCAAGGCAATCCTGAGCGGCCATTTATTTCGTTTCTGCAATAGTAATTCTCTGCCCGTTGCCGCGGAGATTACTCAGCGGCAACGGGCAGAGAATTGAGTTCCTCACGCATAGCCGATTGCGTCGAGCACCTGATTGATCATGCCCAGTATCTTTTGCGCATGTGCCTTGTCGTCGAGCAGGAGTTTCCGGATGCCTTCGTCCTCTTCGGTTTCCAAATCGTTGTCGATCTCGACAAGCTCTTGCGCCCACATGTCTCGTTTGTCCTGCCATTTTTCAAGCTCGACCACATCCTCTTTCATCATTGGCCCCTGTATCCGGGCTTCGCCTGTTTTGAAGTTAATTCGGACCTGATCAGGGTGGGGCAGGGGGGCAGGCAAATGTGTGATGCCCAAGGCTTCTCTGCGTTGTAATTCCTCATTCCACTCGACCTTGTAGGCAATCGCTGTCTGAACCCACTCATCCGACATTTGCTTGTTTTCGCGTTCCGTTGACCCCAAGAGTTCCGCGAACAAACGCTGAGACCGGTGTTGACCCTTGACCGCATTGACAGCCAGAGCGCGCATCACAGCCTGCGCCATTGGTACGGTCACATTACGGTCGCCGTCGCGCACCGTGATATCGCGGTAGGCTTCGTCTAGAATAATGCCTTTGAGACGTTCTTCATTGAGTTTCGGTTGCTTGTTTTTCGACCCACGTGGCCGCCCCTTGGGATTGCCGGATTGTCCCGGCTTAAACCGTGTGTCGGTCGGAGGTTTGCCATATCCGACCTCATAGTCTGAGGCATGATTATTTGAGGGAAGAGGGTTTTTACCTGTCGTCATTCGGCTGCCTCCTGAACCTGAACAGTGCGGGGCCATCCGCAAACAAGTTGTTCGGCCTCGTCCTTTGCGAAGATCTCCCACCGCGCTAGAATTCGATCACAATAGATTTGATCCAACTCGCAAAGATAAGCCTTCCGGCCGGTCTTTTCTGCCGCAATGAGCGTTGAACCGGAACCGCCAAATATATCCAGAACGATATCCCCACGGCCCGATACATCCCGGATTGCATCTGCAATCATCTGCACAGGTTTTACTGTCGGATGCAGGGCCAACTCTTCCATGCGATTGCCATGACGACTGTTGACGCCGCGATATTCCCAGACATTGGTGCGGTATCGCCCATGTTGACCAAGTTCAAAATTGTTTATGTGCGCCGAAGTGCCTTTCTTGAACACGAAGATTAACTCATGTCGCGAGCGGTAGAACGTCCCCATGCCGCCATTGTCCTTGGCCCAGACAATCAAATTCTTCAATTCGTCATAGACTTTTTGCCCAGCAGCTAGGATTTCTGTCATGTGCCGCCAATCCATACAGACAAAGTGAATCGAGCCGTCTGCGCTATGATCTGCAAGATTGTGGAAGGCTGTCTCCAGAAACGCAGTAAACTCCTCCTGGCACATCTCGCCAGACGCCATGGCGAACTCGCGGTGCTGGATGCAGCCAGAGTTTCCGACATGGCCATCAATAGGCACGTTGTATGGCGGGTCACTAAATATCATTTGTGCCACCTCGCCCTCCATGAGCAAGGACACCACATCTGTGTCCAAGGTGTCACCGCAAATCAGTCGATGTCGGCCCAGTTGCCAAATATCGCCTGGCTGAACCCGACCAGGTACATCCATTGGTATGATGTCATCATCAGGATCTCCGGGTTCTTCTGGTGCAACAGTATCCAGTATCCCATCGATTTCGGGGATGGAGAAACCAGTCAACGAGACATCGAACTCAAGGTCACTCGACATCAACGCGCCGAGTTCTGCGGCCAGGAGATCGTCATCCCAACCCGCATTAAGCGCGAGTTTGTTATCTGCCAGCACATAGGCCCGCTTTTCGTCATCGTTCATGTAATCCAGTCGCAGACATGGTACTTCGCGCATACCCAGCAGCTTTGCGCCTGCCACACGGCCGTGACCCGCTAGGATCGTGCGATGCTCGTCAACTAATACTGGATTGGTAAATCCGAACGCCTCAATGCTGTCAGCAATCTGACGTACCTGCTTTTTTGAGTGGGTCCGCGCATTCCGGACCCATGGTTGGAGATCGCAGATCGCGATCTGTTCTATATTCTTCCGGGTCATTTTGACCTCCTGCTCAACGCTGCGCCACTCGGTCGACAAAACCGCCACCGAAACAAAAAAAGGACGCCCGTGCAAACACGGCCATCCTTTATGGGTTAAACTACCCGACGCGGACATAACATGAACATTCAAGAATTACAAGCTTGCAGACGTTGAGTCGAATGCCATGCCAAGGCAGCGACCTGGTTGCTTCTAGCAGTGCAGGCAAACTTGCCGTCTGTATTCAGCTGTGAACTCCATCTGAACTTATCCCTGTTATTGAAAGGCCTTTCCCTGAAACGGAATGATATTTCCCTGTTTTTTCAAAACAGGGAACATGATGCTAACCCATTGTACCCACTCCTTAAATCAGTGCTGGAACGCCATAAATGAGCTCAAGCAATGCCAAATTAAGCCAGTTTCCCTGTTATTTCCCTGTAAACAGGGAACAACGGCGAGAGACTGGCGCGCTCAAGACTGTACGCACAGCCAGTCAATTCTTCAAAAACAGCCGATGCGATTGTCTCTTGAGGTTGTGGCAGTTTTTCAGCGAGTTATGGTTTCGCCCACTCAACTCAGGCCGTCCACATCCCGCAAATAACCTCTAGTAAACCAAAAAGCCTGAGGTCGAGCTGTTCGCGACACGACTATCAGGCGTCAAAGTTCAGGGAGTCTCGATCAGAGTGTCTTGATCTTGCCAATAACCCGAGAGTGTGTGTCGCACCTACCAGTCAGGTGTCTAGCCCAAGGGCAGTTTGCGTCGAGGACTTTGCGGATGATGCCCGGGGCAAGGAACGACAGATCGACCAGTGTCCGTCGCAGGTTTCCGGATGCATATTCTGCCTATGCTGAGGGAGAGTTTGGGCTGTTTGCGGGCAAGACTGTCGCACGTTTAAGCCCCGCTCGGTAAAAAGCTGTTCAATCCAATCCAGCCGAACCAAGAATGGTCGCTAAATCGTCCTGACTCTGCTGGCGCGCGCCCATATCTAGGCCGCTTTGAATGTGTTCGAGGTGAGATATCAGCCGTCGCTCAGCCTGTTCCGGATTTTGGGACTGGATCGCGGCCAGAATTTTTCTGTGTTCATCATCCGGGCAACTTGCGCCTTCTGATGATCCAAAAAGGCCAACAATCAGTGAGGTGCGCGTGACCAGCTCTCGCATCATACGGGAGATGAACTTGTTTCCGGTCGCTTGGGCGAGTTTGGTGTGAAATTCGCCAGACAGTCGAATGATCTCGGTCCGCTCATTCTTTTGACGGGCAGCATCTTCTAGTGCGATGTGATCGGTGAGAAGGGCCAGATCAATGTCACCGGAACTATGGGCCAACTGCCGAACGAGCGGCGGTTCAATCAACATACGGGCGGCAAAAACGTCATTCGCTTCTGACTTGTCCGGACAAGCGACATAGGCGCCGCGATTCGAATGCAGATGGATGATTCCTTGGCTTGAGAGCAGCAAAAGCGCCCTTCTGACGCGCATGCGTCCGACGCCAAAGGCTTCGCATAAGCGCGCTTCGCTTAACTTGGTATTGGGCGCCAAACGTTGCTCCATGACGGCCCTATAGATGCGCTCGACGATCAAAGATTCATCGGGTGCCGACAGGGATTTTGTTGTGTTTTCACTGCATTTCTGAGGGTTTGAGGGCACAAGATGACTTTCGATACGGATTGATCAGGCAGCATATAGTAAATGACATGGTTTAACCTGAAGCAAGTGTAAGCCTAACTGTCGAAACTTGTCGACCAATTAACAAAATTTGTTGACAAGAATTGTTAACAATCGTGAAGTGACCTAGCGGCATGCATGGGATCTCCATCTAACTGCTGGCCAAGAATGGCGCCCAAGGCGCCGAAATAGAATTCAACGGGAGTTAAGAATGCAACGTAGAACACTTATGAAGGCAGCCCTGACCGCTGTGACCTTTACGGCGCTTCAGGCCACAGCGGCCTTCGCTGAAAACCCAGTGTTGAAGATCGGCTTTGTTGGCGTGACCAGCGGGCCTGCTGCTGCCTGGGGTATATCAAACCAGCGCTCAATGGAAACACGCGCGGCCTGGATCAATGAGACCGGCGGTTACACCATTGGCGACACGACCTATGACATCGAAATCGTGTCTTTTGATGATCAGAAAGACCCCAAGCGCGCAATTGCGGGTATGGAAAAGATGGCTCAGGAAGGCATCCACTATGTCGTTGGACCGAATGTCGACGACGGTGCAGCGGCCGTCCGTCCAGTGGCTGAATCCAACGGGATCATGTATTTCCCGTACGCTTTCCCCAAGTCGCTGTATCAAGCACCGGCGTCCAATGCCATTTTGGGTATGGTTGCCAACTATCAGTCCGGTCCCGCCATTTACAAACACCTGATGGAAAACGAGGGCGTCAAGACCGTTGCCTTCATCGCTGCGAATGAATCCGACCCACTCAGCCAGCGGGATGGCGGCGCGGAAGCGGCCAAAGCGCTTGGGCTTGAGGTGGTATCGGACAACGTGACCTATCAGGTCGACACCACGGATTTCACGCCGGTCCTGACGCCGGTGATGCGCACACAACCTGACCTTCTGGTGCTGTCCGGTGTCTCGCCTGCGAACGCGCCACAGCTGATCCGCTCGGCTCGCGAACTGGGTTTCCAGGGTCTGATCTCGACAGAAACCGCGCAGGACGCAGGTGTTCTGGCTGAGGGTGCCGGGGATCTGGCAAACGGGTTCATCTCGGTTGGCGGCGCTTCGACACCCGAGTTGGCCTCGCCCATGATGAATGAATTTGTGGAGCGCTACACCACGATGTTCGGCGAATACAACGACGAGTCCAACACCAAAGTCTATGCCCTAGAGTACATTCTGGAGACGCTGAAAGCCAATCCAGCAGCGATCGATGATGTCGAGGCGTTCAAGACGACCATGGACAGCTTTGAGGCACCGAACCCCTATATGAATGTTGATGCGAAGCTGCGCTATGTCGGCACAACATCCTTTGGCCAGAAGCGCCAGGTCGCGGTGCCTTTGGTGGTGAATGTCTATCAGAACGGTGCATTCGAGACGCTGTTCGTCGCCGAAGTCGACTAGGCTTTCCTCCCTGCTGTCGGGCTTGTCCGGCGCAGAAACTTCCCGGGCCACAATTGGCCCGGGACCCTTCACTGAAAGAAAGCCTCGATGGAACAGATACTGGCTAATGGCGTCTACCTGGGGTCACAATACGCGATGATCGCGCTTGGACTGACCCTGATCTTTGCCCTGATGAACGTCCTCAATTTTGCCCATGGGCAGATGTATGTGATTGGTGGTTTTGTTACCTACACGTTCTATGGCCAGTGGGGCGTTCCCTTCGTCCTGGCCCTTGTCATGTCATGCGTGACATTGGCGATCCTCGGAGCATTGATAGAAAAATACCTGTTTGCACCGGTGATCAGAGGTTCTGCACGTGAAGAAAGCACGATGCTTCTGGCCGCCGGCATAGCCTTTTTGCTGGATGCTTTGATCCTGATCATCTTCGGGGAAAAGCAGCGCGGTGTTCCGAAAATCGTCGATGGCGTCTTCAACTACGATTTCCGACTGATCATGCCCTATGATCGAATACTCATCTGCTTTCTCGCCATCTTGTCAATCGTCGCCTTTATCGGCCTGATGCAATACACCAAGACCGGGCGTGCCCTGCGTGCGCTGGCTCAGGATCGGACGGCGGCTCAGTTGATGGGGGTGAATGTCGACCGCTACTCGATGATCGGCTTTGCGCTTGGGGCGATGCTGGCGGGCCTTGTGGGCGGCTTGCTTGTCACCATTACCGGCGTGAACCTCGGCATGGGTGGACCCACATCCATCAAGGCGTTCATGATGGTGATGATCGGCGGGGCCGGAGTGATTTCCGGTGCGATCTGGGGCGGGGTCATCCTAGGTTTCATGGAGGCCATAGGCCTCGCTGTCCTGTCGCAATATGGCGACATCACCTATCTGCTGATCTTCGTCTCGCTGATGATCTTTCTCGCCATCCGGCCGCAGGGCCTGATGGGCAAACCGTGGGGTTGATGGCATGGCGAATTTCTCTGCAAAACAGCTGATCGGTGTTGGAATCTTTCTGTTTGCCATCTTCATCGGCGTACCACTTGTCATCGGCGCAACCGGTCGCTGGGACTTCTACTTCACGCTGACATCGGTCGCTCTTTTGGCCATTGCGAGCGCGGGGGTTTGGCTGACCTTCTACATTGGCCGGATCAATATCGGACAAGGTGCGTTTGCGCTGATGGGGGCCTATGTTTCGGCCATTCTTGTGGTCAAGGCCGGATGGTCGTTCTGGATATCGCTGCCATTGGCAGGCCTGTTCGCTGCGGTCGTGGCTATACTGATTGGCCTGCCCATTCTGCGGCTGCGCGGCGTGTATTTCGCAATGATAACACTGGTGTTGACCCAAGTTGTCACATTAACGGCGCTTGCCCTTCCAATTACCAATGGGGCCAAGGGGATTTCGAACATACCGCTGCCTTCTGGCCTGTCACTTTTCGGCATTCCGGTGATCCCGGACTTCAGCACAATGGAAAGCACCAAACTAGCCTTCTACTATACCGCCTGCATACTGATGATCGTGACTTATGCAGCGCTGTACCGGTTGGTAAATTCCCGCCTTGGACATCTTTGCCGCTCAATGCAACAAAACGAAGAATTGGCCAGCTCGATCGGCGTCAACATCGCCTATATACGCATTGTGATCTTCGCGATCTCCAGCTTCTTTGGAGGCATCGGGGGTGCAATGTTCGGGTCCATCGCGCAGTCGGTCTATCCGTCCAGTTTTCAGGTCGCAGATTCGGTGAATTTCATGCTCAACTGTTTCCTTGGCGGCCTAGGCTATGTCTTTGGTCCGATGCTCGGCACTTTGGTGCTGTATTTTGGCTGGGACCTGCTTTTTGAGTTCGGGAAATATCAATTGCTGGTCTACTCGATCATTTTGATCGCAGTGATCCGCTTCCTGCCCAACGGATTGCTCAGCGTGCGGTTCAGCAAGGGGGGCAAGAAATGAGCCCCCTTCTCCAAGTCAAGAACGTTACCAAAAAATACGGCGGGCTTGTCGCAAACAACGACATCACATTTGACGTGGCCGAGAACGAGATCCTCTCTGTGATCGGACCGAACGGCGCGGGAAAATCGACCCTGTTTAAGATGATCTCCTCCTTTACGCCAACCACGTCAGGCGAAGTGCTCTACCGCGGCGAGCGCATCTCCAATCTGAAACCTCATATCGTTGCCCGCAAAGGCATCGTGCGGACTTTTCAGGAGACGACAATCTTCAAGAGCATGACCGTCCGTGAAAGCGTGGTTGTGGCGCAGCACCTGCGGGCCAAGGCGTCACTTGCCGGGTATTTTTGGGGTACGAAGACGGCACGCGAGGATGTGGCCGCTTTTGGTAAATACGCCGATGAATTGCTGGAATTT
This DNA window, taken from Aliiroseovarius sp. F47248L, encodes the following:
- a CDS encoding ABC transporter permease, which encodes MSGNADDFEAAIKPPAADTVASFSERKGFLARLQHALHVNPALVPLFVLLVSIILFALLLGSRFLSPFALTLILQQVQIVGIVAAAQSLVILTAGIDLSVGAIAVLSSVIMGQFTFRYGIPVEIAVVIGLTFGTLIGTFNGWLVAVMKLPPFIVTLGMWQIVLAANFLYSANETIRAQDIEENAPLLQFLGTTFKVGADEAGRGGATFTFGVIAMVLIFAFLAYALKHTAWGRHIYAVGDDPDAAQLSGVNVKFTLISVYAFTGFICAIAGWALIGRIGSVSPTSGQLLNIESITAVVIGGISLFGGRGSIMGPLFGALIVGVFTLGLRLAGADAQWTFLLIGALIIGAVAVDQWIRKVSA
- a CDS encoding sugar ABC transporter substrate-binding protein → MKKLLIGTALAAITSAGSAMADSHAVSACLITKTDTNPFFVKMREGAEAAATEAGITLRSFAGQVDGDHETQVAAIETCILDGASGILLTASDTSSIVGAVQQARDAGLLVIALDTPLDPVDAADATFATDNFLAGELIGQWAAAQLGDDAANAKIAMLDLAVSQPTVGVLRDQGFLQGFGIDLGDPDKWGDEDDARIVGNDVTAGNEEGGRTAMENLLAVDPEINVVYTINEPAAAGAYEALRSIGREDDVLIVSVDGGCPGVQNIADGVIGATSQQYPLRMAALGIEAIAAYAADGTLPENTPGKDFFDTGVALVTDQPADGVESISVAEGTDLCWG
- a CDS encoding ROK family transcriptional regulator codes for the protein MEDGLIRSISTGLSQKGVRDHNERLLLSLLQRNGPMPGSDLSKLAALSPPTVSSILRRLEGEGILERGDPVRGKVGKPSIPMRLASNGVFSFGLKIGRRSTDLVLIDLNGELREERQLTYPVPVPADIFTFLEDGVRSITDAMDAEHAKRICGIGIAAPFEMWNWPDPSMDMSAAIAPWEGIDLKAEAQLRTQLPVLLLNDATAACQAEHTYGRGKEFRDYAYFFIGAFIGGGIVLNNSVFEGRKGNAGALGSLRSIGPNGESMQLVDMASIHQLELRLREVDLDPHQLWSDPESWHNLSRYVDPWLGQTAQELAKAALSTCSVIDFEAILIDGAFPASVRDDLVSRVRRYVLTQDTRGLIQPRIEGGSIGGKARAIGAATRPIGAQFMMQASVGMTV
- a CDS encoding NAD(P)-dependent oxidoreductase, producing the protein MRVLFTGGSGKAGKWAIRHLLEQGHHVVNVDQTPSGLDCPELLIDLCDAGQVIGAMSQFVEFGELDAGTGVPTYDAVVHFAAIPRVMIGTDGECFRQNTLTTYNVLEAATKLAIPKVIFASSETTYAICFADGELKPDFVPVDETHPTVPHDSYAMSKVCNEMTAKSFQARTGADIYGLRINNVIEPHEYAEMFPAFVEDPALRRRNIFAYIDARDLGHMVDCCLKANGLGYEVFNVANDDTSVGITSDEIIQQFYQGVEVRGEMGANKTFFSNKKAKKVVGFQPKHSWRDTLE
- a CDS encoding DUF5681 domain-containing protein, with amino-acid sequence MTTGKNPLPSNNHASDYEVGYGKPPTDTRFKPGQSGNPKGRPRGSKNKQPKLNEERLKGIILDEAYRDITVRDGDRNVTVPMAQAVMRALAVNAVKGQHRSQRLFAELLGSTERENKQMSDEWVQTAIAYKVEWNEELQRREALGITHLPAPLPHPDQVRINFKTGEARIQGPMMKEDVVELEKWQDKRDMWAQELVEIDNDLETEEDEGIRKLLLDDKAHAQKILGMINQVLDAIGYA
- a CDS encoding DNA methyltransferase, with translation MHGRPFFVSVAVLSTEWRSVEQEVKMTRKNIEQIAICDLQPWVRNARTHSKKQVRQIADSIEAFGFTNPVLVDEHRTILAGHGRVAGAKLLGMREVPCLRLDYMNDDEKRAYVLADNKLALNAGWDDDLLAAELGALMSSDLEFDVSLTGFSIPEIDGILDTVAPEEPGDPDDDIIPMDVPGRVQPGDIWQLGRHRLICGDTLDTDVVSLLMEGEVAQMIFSDPPYNVPIDGHVGNSGCIQHREFAMASGEMCQEEFTAFLETAFHNLADHSADGSIHFVCMDWRHMTEILAAGQKVYDELKNLIVWAKDNGGMGTFYRSRHELIFVFKKGTSAHINNFELGQHGRYRTNVWEYRGVNSRHGNRMEELALHPTVKPVQMIADAIRDVSGRGDIVLDIFGGSGSTLIAAEKTGRKAYLCELDQIYCDRILARWEIFAKDEAEQLVCGWPRTVQVQEAAE
- a CDS encoding GntR family transcriptional regulator, with the protein product MPSNPQKCSENTTKSLSAPDESLIVERIYRAVMEQRLAPNTKLSEARLCEAFGVGRMRVRRALLLLSSQGIIHLHSNRGAYVACPDKSEANDVFAARMLIEPPLVRQLAHSSGDIDLALLTDHIALEDAARQKNERTEIIRLSGEFHTKLAQATGNKFISRMMRELVTRTSLIVGLFGSSEGASCPDDEHRKILAAIQSQNPEQAERRLISHLEHIQSGLDMGARQQSQDDLATILGSAGLD
- a CDS encoding ABC transporter substrate-binding protein; this translates as MQRRTLMKAALTAVTFTALQATAAFAENPVLKIGFVGVTSGPAAAWGISNQRSMETRAAWINETGGYTIGDTTYDIEIVSFDDQKDPKRAIAGMEKMAQEGIHYVVGPNVDDGAAAVRPVAESNGIMYFPYAFPKSLYQAPASNAILGMVANYQSGPAIYKHLMENEGVKTVAFIAANESDPLSQRDGGAEAAKALGLEVVSDNVTYQVDTTDFTPVLTPVMRTQPDLLVLSGVSPANAPQLIRSARELGFQGLISTETAQDAGVLAEGAGDLANGFISVGGASTPELASPMMNEFVERYTTMFGEYNDESNTKVYALEYILETLKANPAAIDDVEAFKTTMDSFEAPNPYMNVDAKLRYVGTTSFGQKRQVAVPLVVNVYQNGAFETLFVAEVD